Sequence from the Nitrosopumilus maritimus SCM1 genome:
ATTTGTGGGCTAGATCTATGTTCTAACTATCCTGGCGGCAGAGCTGGCTGGGAAGCAGATCAAGACAGTGCAACCACACCTGTAGCTCCAGTTGAAAAAGAAAAGATGGATGTCATGGAAAAAACCCATGAAGAAAAACACATGGAAGAAACCATGATGGAAGAATCCGAAGATTTAACTGAAGCAGACTTGGGCTCTGTACTTAGATTATCAAGAGCAAATGTTCCAGCTACAATTCCAATGCATCAAGGTTTCTATGATGGTGGAGATGTTTACTACATCATTACTGATTCAAGTGACCCTACTCATGCAGACTTGATTACAGAAAACCAAGGATGGAAAGTGGAACTTGCACCACTGTTAAAGAATGCTCCTGACACTGCACTTTCAAAAACCTACATGTTTACCAACGGAATAGAAGGTGATGGTGTACATGGTTTCCAAGGAGAAGTATTCACTAGCACTCCTGCACAACCAGATGTATACAGTGCACTAACTTCTCACGTACATGTAACGTGGAATGAAAACAAAACACCTAGAGTATTAACTTCTGATGCCATGGTAATGGAAGCTGCAGATAATGGTGAAATCACATTAACATCTGTTGATGTAGTTTTGAATATGCCTCAAATTGTTTGGCCTGATGGACAGATGATGGTAAAGGAAGACAAAACTTTGACTGATGAAACACCATATGGTGGCGGACAAGTTCTTGATATTGATACAGAAGAGATGAATGTAACTTTCATAGCTCATCGTGGATGGGGTCCTGATGGTAGAACAATCTATTACATTGTAACAGATGCTACTCCTAGTGGCCCTGCAGGAATGATGGGTGTTGTTAGTTCTCCAACATCTGCAAGTTTGATTGCAAATTCAGCAGCAGTTGATCTATTTCAATTCAAAAATGGTTTG
This genomic interval carries:
- a CDS encoding DUF7482 domain-containing protein, producing the protein MNKSLRYIALLAILPLLTTGLGTDYFSDADAKKSKGTATSQYGSSTGICGLDLCSNYPGGRAGWEADQDSATTPVAPVEKEKMDVMEKTHEEKHMEETMMEESEDLTEADLGSVLRLSRANVPATIPMHQGFYDGGDVYYIITDSSDPTHADLITENQGWKVELAPLLKNAPDTALSKTYMFTNGIEGDGVHGFQGEVFTSTPAQPDVYSALTSHVHVTWNENKTPRVLTSDAMVMEAADNGEITLTSVDVVLNMPQIVWPDGQMMVKEDKTLTDETPYGGGQVLDIDTEEMNVTFIAHRGWGPDGRTIYYIVTDATPSGPAGMMGVVSSPTSASLIANSAAVDLFQFKNGLTSTGPLGFQPGIAAGAPGDENYSPMWRIFMTSWANPENAQLLETIDDLNAYREAGLIDIGIARPMDSDHIVNCPFIDPFQ